In Sesamum indicum cultivar Zhongzhi No. 13 linkage group LG8, S_indicum_v1.0, whole genome shotgun sequence, the sequence TAATCTACTTATCTTGAAGAAATAAGATGTCTTGTTTTCACGTGCACCGAGTGTTATGCTACTTCTTCTTGGATAAGGCGGTACATGATTGCAACATGCATTTCCTCGATCAATAACACAGTCACCAGAACTTGAGAAAAAATCGAGTCAAGAACcagagaggaaaaaagaaagaagagagaagaataTGTATTTGCAAAAGTGTGTAAGtgttgttttttctcttttgcagGTAGCTCTATTTGTAGAGCATTCAGCCATTAACAACTATTaacccaaaattaaatcaaaaaacaTTTAGAAactgtaaaaaatttaatgttttaaaactGTAAGTTTGAAGCTGAAAACATTAAACTGTTAGGTTTAAATTTCGAAttaattcaaacttttttcCAAATGATAGATACTAAAACATTCGCCCGTGTCCGGTCCCAGTAGTACATGCAACAACGACATGCAAGTGGGTGTTTCTACAAGTCCACTATCGTCTTTTTTCTACATTTCAAATGGTGTTGAGGTTTGgacttaatataaaaaaatatttctttaaaggATTTCTAATGTAGGACAagttaagaattaatttaactcTTACAATTCAATCTCTTTATATACTTTCCACAGCATAACCCAATCCCTCAAACTTTCAACATGGGATAActacacatttttatttaccatCTAATCTATGGATTTACTTTAACTGACATCcaatttattagattaaaatttaattatgccAATTACAACAACATCATTTTGCACCCACATACTGTCCGAAATTTTGATCATACGATGCACCTATAACGCGAGCTATGATCCGTTTTGAAACCCACtgtttcattataaaaatgcCCATCATTACAGAAAAGGGTTCTTGAACTTGTGCAAGCTCCTAATTTGAAATGCATAGCAACATCAATTACCAGCTCACTTAAAATGAGGCAAGTATTATAAGttggatcaaatttaaatttatgatctCATACTTATAAAGTCATCAATCTTTTGTTATAATCGTTAGGCCAAAACCCCTCAGGTGATCTCATAACTATTAAGGAATAAGGAACCTTAGACTTGTACAATTTGCTCTCTAGCCCACCACTTTTCTTTCCACTTTCCATTGGATACTGAAATTGTAATTCAagtaagtttgatcatattgGCCTAATTTGCAAGCTTTATGAGAATACTCTCTGTCTTCTTCCATCTGCAAAGACATTATATTCAGTTTGAATTGGAATAAAGCAATGCCTTCTGAGTGTCATTTTAGTGCACCATCAACCGAATATTATGACATTGATAGCCCAAGACAACACCTCTCCATTCTTCTATCTGCTAATAAGCACAAAACAACATGCTGGACAgcaataattttagtcctgaaACAGAATCTGATGAAGCAATTTTGTTCCGTTTGAACGATGATGCTGAAAAATGGGACCATTTGCAAGAAATGCTCTTCATTTACTGTTGTAAACTGTCCAATTATGAGTAAAACAAAGTGCGTGGAACCACAAAATACTCAAAAGGGTTGCCAAGAAACCAGAAATTCGAATGACTACTTGTAATAACAAAGCAGAATTCAGTTGGTAGGACAGCAAGGTTTCTCTAAAGCTATGTGAACTAGTTCAGAAAACATTCTGTTTATCTCATGCTACAAAGACGGCACTCATTCCTCCTGCCGTTGAcatcatttcaatttattcCTGATTGTGCTCCGTACAATAACAACGATACTCAGCCTTTTCAGCTGATATATGCCGGCACAATAACATATATacttattctctctctctcggcCTACCAGATAATGAAGGTGTGATTCATTTCTTACATCTGTACCAGTGCATGTGAAGAATGAGGAAAAATAAGTTGTAGAGTCTTAAAACACATGTATGTTACTTACGATATGATGTCAAAACATAGTAAACAGGACCAGAGAATTGATGCTGCAGCTGTACTAAGACTATCTGTAAAAATTTGTTGATGGGCTATCTTATGACTACATTATAAGCATTTTAGAATAAAGCAAGAAAGCTTTCATCAAACTGTACTAGAAAGTGTTCCATCGGTTTCTACTGAAGATGATTTTTGTTTAGTAGTGGTAGTAAATAGCAGCAAATCTTTCCAAATTTAACACTGGCCGTCGACATAATAACTGGTCCCAATGAGAACATATTCTTCGATGGAGCACagcaaagaacaagaaacacTTGCTGCaagaattagtataaaaagctAGCAAGCCTTAGCTCAGGCCATAACATATATTCCACAAGACTCAAGTAGGAAGGAAAAGAAGGACCTGTTTGGTTCGAGAGTttgggaagaagaagagatggGAGCTAATTTTTCATCTGCTTATGATGCCAAACGGTTGCCAACGCACACCAATGAACCAGAACCAGTCAAGAAGGTTGAGGCCAGAGGATTCCCAACGATCACCAATGAATCAGCACCAGTGAAGAAGGTTGAGGCCAGAGGATTCCCGAAAATCACCAACGAATCAACACCGGTGAAGAAGGGTCAGGTTATTACGTTTCGCTCATCATCAAAGTGGAAGATCCATTTTGAAGCCTCAAAGCAGACTCCAAAACTGGTAACTGATATTATTTTCCACTTGTTTTCTTTGAAGCTTTTGTATCATATTACGGTGTTTCTAATAGTTTCTCTTCATTGGAAGATCGTCATCGACTTCACAGCTTCTTGGTGCGGGCCTTGCCAGATAATTCAGCCTGCAATCAATGAGTTTGCTGAGAAGTACACAGATGTAGAGTTTATCAAGATTGATGTTGATGAGTTGCATGTATGCTCATTCTTTTACAATTATATGATCTCGTTCATATATCAACCGGTGATTTCAGGGATAATTATGTAGACGCCCTCTAAATTTAAGCATATTGCAAGTCTTCTATGTTTTACATTACAGATTCCCTTCTGAACAGTCAATCTCCAAGGGAAGTCtgtaacataatttttaaatcaaggAGTTCTGCAATATGCTTAAACCTTTTGGGtgatgatgtaattatcccatgtTGCTACCAGTATTAATGAATGACTAATGAACAAAACAAACAGGACGTAGCAGAGGAATTTGGAGTTCAGGCAATGCCAACTTTCATACTGAtaaagaaagggaaagaaattgataagGTTGTCGGGGCGAAGAAGGATGACCTTCAGAAGAAGATTGAGAAACACAGGTTCTGAGAAGGATAAAAACCAGATGGCCTTTGGTTTTATGACATTGGCAAGACCAGAGAAATCAGCAAGCAGTTTGTTTGCGACTTATGGTGTTATTCTGTTTCTTACATGAGGAGTAGTCATGCTTGAGAATGAAAAACTGTGCCATGCAATTGCATCTCTCTACAGTCACTAGAGAACAGTTGCAACTAGTCGTATGTGGTGCACTTAGATGCGTGTTTACAGTTACTCGAAATAATAAAAGTCGTCTATTTTTAGTCGTACAatagcttttattttttttatatttattaaagtttTCTTAAGTGAAAGAAAACATACAAAGAGAACTTCAAAAGTAAttcataatcaaaataaatattataatggaGAAACAGAGAATTTGGAGAGAggataaaaaggaaaatggtGTTCTGAGAAAGTAAGAGAGAAGTAGGGACTAAACTGAATTCCAGACCAAAGACAAGGGACTTCCATAAGCCCAAGTTAAATCACTGtatactaaaacaaaaatctaGGAATTCAACAggacaaattcaagaaaatgatatgGAAGAAAAGCCTATGAATGGATAGGCAGAGCTTGAATGTGAATAAACATATCCACACAACCAAGCAATAAGATATATATCTTCaaaaaacaatacaaaattatagaagtagacattattatattttacagtTTGACATGCATTGCAAAAAGTTTTTGTTTGACAGCTGAAGTAGCTGCTAAGTTGAGCTAAATATTTCTAGAAGTTGGAGGAAAGAAAAGTGGATTGTTTCTCCTACTATGCACAATAATGCTTCTAGTCTGAACTGAATAGGTTAAGTATGTACACTTAGTTGCACTTTCATAACTAGAGTGAAAGGCGAATCACAACGAAACCAGCATTACTCGCTTTTCCTGCCCAAGACCCTTCTCAAGTCTGATTTCTGTTCTGCAGTAAGCCTCGAAGGGAATTTGATATCAAACTTGATCCTcaaatttccatttttacCAGGTTGTTTTGATATGGGCAtaccttcattttttataactatttcaTGGCCCGGTTTGACAATATCTGATACTGAGACAGCCAGATCTATTTCCTTGCCTGGTTTGATGATGTCCGATATCGTAAGAGGTATATCTCTTCCATCCAGGGTTGTAATGTTGAGCGTCTTGCCAGTGAGAGCATCCAGTAGGGAgattttttgattaatgattAGATCATTGCCATCCCTCTTAAAAACCGGATGGGGCTTCTCATCCACAACAAAAATGAGGTCTCCAGGGGTAGCACCAGGTTCATGGTTTCCTTTCTCCGGGAAGGTAATTTTTGTACCCTTCTTCCAACCAGGTTTAATGTGTATTGCCAAGACCTCCTCAACAGTGCCAGGCTTACTGTAACAATGACTCGCACATCAATATAAACAGAATATAATACATTGAGTGATAATCGGGGAAATCACCCACCTGCTCCAtgcaaaaataagtataaatcTTGATCTTGGATACAGGGAACAGAACAAGATTCGCAGGAATTTCAATTCTGGAATCCAACGCACAGCATGCACAAGCAAGAACCAGAAACAGAATCTTGGTACTATCATTTCTCATCATCTTAGTGCTTTAGTGAAGTTCTGAaataatcaacaaatttacatCCAATATCCATTCTTTTATAGTTGAAGTCCACTAATATTATTATCCCTAGAATATGTAGGTTCAAGCACATAGAAGTAATTTAAACTAGTTTTGACATGAACATTATGAGTAATAAACAAAGAATGCCAAAAGCTGCATCTAACAACTTGATGATCTATATCTACGACTAGCTTATCATAGCTGCAAATGAGAATAAAATTGTATGCGCTTCATTCTCTAGTGGTGTTCCAATAGACAAAGTTAGAAGCAAAAGCATTCCACCTAAGTAGCAGAATAGAAGGTGCACCACAAAGAACTTGTATCTATCTGCACATGAAATTACACGATGACTTGCGATAAAGAAACTAAAGCGAAATATCAGAAATTAGCCTCTTGGAGCCAATGATTAGGAAATGGAGGGGGGAATTTAAACCAGACCTGCATAGCATTTCTGGCTGCACTGTAAAAGCCATGAGAAAGTTAAAACCAGATTTGTTAGTGCTCGGAGCTTATCTGTATGTAGGACAATTCGAGATAAAAATCCCAATAAGATTGTTTCAACTCTAACATTTAAATCAGAAAATTTCTGTTAGGTTTTATATTCTTTTCGATTTTTGCTTGATGAGTTCCAGATTTAGGTATTAACATGTCTCCAAGTGTAGTATCTCCAATACATGGTTGATAAGTTTGATTTAGATAGTGCAGACTAAACATACTCCTTGAGTTCACGAGATAAAATGGTGTGGACCAGAAGCTGAAAACACCAGCAAGCTATAAGCTTAAATGCTTGCCCTATCCCACTCTAAAGTTGCAATGAGGATTAGTTGAATGCATTCAACCATATATATGaacataatttaatccatattTAAATCCGAGTTTCTAAAGTAATAACCGCCTGGAAAATTTTCTACTGATCTGTGTCCGCACAATGTTGTACTTCACATTGCTCCAACTGTTTTTACAATATGCCCAAACAGCAGCTCATCTCAAGTTTTACCAATAATTCATTTCCAACCACTAAACATGgacattttagaaaaaaaaaataactgcTTGACCTCCAACAGAAGTGATAAACTAACATCagtttcaattttcatcatctGAGACACGTACGCTTCAGAAAGAAAGAACCCCGAAATAACCACAAATcttgaaatgaaagaaacaGATACTTCATATAACCGAAAATGAAAAGAACCATCTAAAATTACAGTAGCAAATCCAACAATCCTATCAAACACAGATGAAGCAGTTTAATCACACAATAGCAAAGAGACATAAGTACAAATTGCTAATTCAATACTCTACTACCAGGATCAAAAATGTATGCTTACAGGAGTACATGCATAAGTGATCCACCTACCTACTATTTCCATGTATATATGCACACCCACAATTCAGAAAGACACTCAAATTTTGTTACCAGGGTAATGCTGATCCTGAATACCACCTGCAACCTATTCATCACTGATCTATCCACATCCAAACACATCAGATGCCACAAATTCATACACACAAAACATAGAAAATCCCAAAAGCCACAATCAAGACATCTTAAAACTCACAGAAATACAGGAGATAACAACATTAACACAGATGATCACACACAACCAAGATCCTCTCAAATCCTCATCTTGTACGAATTTCAGTTGACTTTCAGTCAATCGACACAAATACATCCATATGGAAATTAGATTAGTATAACTGAATCAATCAATTAACAGATCAGATAACTGTAATGTACGTACCCAGAGTCATCAAGAACGATTCTTGatatcttcatcttcctcctcGAGCCCTTATACAACTCCTCCAAGCTACATGGCAACTTACTCTCCATGGGTGCAGCCTTCTTCAACCCACCACCAGCACCACCAACACCACCAGTACTGTTCCCTCTCCcaacatcaaaatcaccaaaaaaCTCGTGAAAAATATCCTCCGCGTCCCTCGTGCTAAACTTAAACCCCCTCCCCCCTCCGAAATCCCCCCTCTCCTTGGAACTCGGCGGCGTAAACAAACCAGACTTGAGCCCTTCTTCCCCGTACAAATCATAGATCTGTCTCTTCTGCGGATCACTCAACACATCATACGCCTCACTTATCTGCTTGAATTTGGCCTCTGCTTCCGTAGTGTTGACAGCATTCTTATCCGGATGCCACTTCATCGCCAGCCTCTTGTAAGATTTCTTCAAATCCTCTTCAGTTGCATTCCTCGAAACTTTGAGTATGTTGTAGTAATCAACGCCCATCTTCCCGCAGAAAAAGGCAAAAGGCTCTTCCTCCTTTCTCCTTTACTTTCTCTACACTGAACACCTTTCTTTATTCCCGCAGAAGAGGGATTCTAGAGGGTTCTAGAAGGTCGTGACGGAAATGAGTGGTAGGGGCCGACCTCCGACGAGTAGTCAACGTAGAGGATTCCGGGATGCGCAGGGTAGCGGAATGCCGGAAGGTGAGCTAAGATACGCGTGAGTAGCGATATTTTTAAGGAGGTCGTTAAAATGACAGCCACAGGCGTCGGGGAAAGATTAAGAaagattctctctctctccctctctctcagCTGAGTACACTTTGGAAGAAAGCGGTGATGACGAGGGGCGTGAAATCCTAGGGCCGTGTTTGGGAATGTTTTttacggaaaaaaaaaaaagaaaaaaaatacacttttacccaaacaattattaatattatgactcaaaaatcaaaattgaggAAAACAAGTTTTACAAGAATGTTTGGACtttcctattattttttctaggttttaatgaattctttttaagaaaataacaagcattattcttccattttttttttttttaagatctGATCAAATACAACCTACCGATCTagaaataaaagtttgaagGGGTCGGacaaatttctatatttatgtattgGACTTCACTATTTTTAACTTCTGTCggagaattaaataattcagaAGATCgatatatactaaaaatttattcataatttttaagagaGTTTTGGAGGGTGTGTACCTATTTGAAGCCCAGAGCCCCCTAAATTTGTCCTTGTACGAGATATATAGTTTagtatattgtatttatttttatttattttacactaattcaaatatacaaaaccaaatatagtaaaatattaaaaacccACGCACGTTCATATCTTTATTTGTcacaattaaagaaaaattcctTAAAAATAGAACGTAAATGGGTAGATCAGAGCtgatgaatttatttagataattttaaattatttcgtattttaaatttatgaataacaatttaatgttattatcctcaatattaaatgtaaatcttattcttttatatcGAATCATAAATACAggctaaataattattactcgTTTGAGCTCGATTATACCTTTGTATAGAgatgttaatttaatttaacaagtaaaattaatttcaataaatttgaaccaatCAAAAATCAACACAACCCCTCTTGTGATTTTTCTTCCATGACAGGCATGTAACCGAGTACAAGACGGAATGGCGTGGTAGCCGAGTGGAGCGAACGTGCAGGCGCGTAACAAATGGGGAAAGTTGGGAAGAATCTCGTAACTGTCCCATACGACGCCGTCTGAACCTGTCTTGCAAGCTGCGTCGTTTGAAACGTGGTTGGTTGAAGTTAGGAGGAGGGGAAGTGGGCCTTGGTATAAAGTTGGGCCCATATGAATAGGTTGAATCATGTGGGGCCTTTTATCGATTAGCCCATTCAATTAATAGAAGAGTGGGGGCCCATTGCGAACTTGGAGGTTTTTGGGGAGGACTACGTTGCAATCATTCAGACCAAGTGCATCATTTCCTGATTTTTATTAGGCCCATCTTCTGATattaatgttttttgttttcttttattgtgtaataaagaattatttgacattattttggTTGGTAGCTTGTCGTTATTTACTGccacaataattattttgggattgttacactttttttttttctgaaatttgttgcaattacacgtaaattctATATGATTTGAAGAAGTACATCTAGCATCCCTtaggtttgctttcgtctaacaaataagtctctcaattagtcaaaatataCTGAATTTGGtggtattaataaaaaaatgaaataaaaattgatatttagtcttgattgacttattactgacttataacatgttaaataatttttttctgaataaactatccttataacagtgaagataaacctcctcacatgcattaacgcgtgaaaatatatgagggtaatttgatcacaaAAAGATCTATTTGAtctataataaatcagtaataaatcaattggggataaatatatatatatatatttaatttttttggttaatataagcaagtttgtgaattttgactcACGGATAAAAACAAACCCCAGgggtgttaaatataatttttcaaaccacaaaagGTTTACTTGTAATCacaccaaatctcaagaaaggagagtgtaattatcccaataatTTATGGTCTCTCGAGTCTGAACTGTACCAACTACTCATTATTGTCTAagaagattattattattattgttttatgttttattacaACGGGGTGGGGTGGCGAATAGGGATGGCAATCAGGGTGGCGAATAGGGATGGCAATCAGGCTGGTGCTATCGGCCCCGACTCAAACCCAGGTTTAGTATTGACATTAGTGAGTAAGGGATGGGTTACGAATTTTGTATCGGACTTgtcctaatttattttataaataatatgtattatttacttattcatatataatacattattaataaaaaagtatgcattgtatgtaaatttttaaataatttatatatatccaactctatatgagaaaatacaaaaaataaagtgctagttggatttattatttgtattatataatttattttagataaaaaaaactatgttgatttaaattgatattacttATTGCGACATTAAAAAGATAGatgaatgtattatttatattatataattcattgtatatataaaaaaaattatgttaaaaatcgATTCGAAAAATCTTAGTCTCTtacaaattaatgatattccttttatttcttataaagaTGTTAAgcaaaatcattataaaaaaaatcattggaTAGGAGGGGCAACACAGATCGGGACGGTGTTTCGGGTCCAGCCAAATGCATACTACACTTACCCCGTTGTCATCCTATTGGGGATGTTTGGGTTTGAACTCAATACCTGTTCTTATGATGTCaactcaattaaatataatatctctAAAAAGGATTTTAAAATGAGCTTATAAGGTGTTTGAAACATCTGACAAGATGTTGCAAATTATTTGGTACATTTTTTTTCGAAACGTAACTTTGTAGGATCAAAATAAAGGACGTTGGAAGCTTATaaacttctttaaaaaaaaatcatgagtTTCCAACTTATTATCATCTAAAAACGtacttttatctaaaaaaaaaaaaaaattacaatgggAGTGGGGTTCTATCCAACACTCTTCTCATGATGTCAACTCAATCAAACGTTGATGGCTCTAAGAAGGTAGTTTGAATAAACatataagttatttaaaatatcttataagatactGCAAAATActtagtgatttttttttaaaaaatgagtttataAGACTGAAAAACAGGATGTTGGAAGCTTATAAGCgtctttaaaagaaaaaatacgaATTTTCgacttattttcaaaatattaaaaggttggttcaatttttttgaaattaattataatattactactaatgatatattataaattgaaaatattattttacacaaatattttaataatccaATAAggtatatgaatatataaaattttataaagaaactTAGTCAAACAATTTCTTAATAAACTATTATCTCAAGTCTATAGAGCCCTTATATTTGATGCGAGCAAAAATATTGGAGACTAATGAATTAAGAGCGTGCGAGCCTTTGGGATTTTGCAAGCCTCAAATAATTGGAAGttgtaaatcaaatattagtactatgatttttaaattagtaatggataaaaaatgaaaaaataataaaattgagcaATAAAAATAGCAGAATGTACCCAAACTTTGCAATGTTTAagaccaaattaattttttattatatatatatatatatgatataaagagtttgaatttttaacgAAATAGAATTGTTTGAGGATATTAAAAGATGTCCTAAGGAGCTGAGTGGTTTTGCAGTGGCCCATTGGGCTAATTTGGGCCGGAACTGTATTGGGCCTGTGGAGATGCTAACTATTAGGACGTTGaactcaaattaatttctggAACACGGCGGAGGAATCTTGAAAATGGCCGCAGTTTTAGTTACTGGGCCACCGGTGGAGTTCTCCACCGCATCCCGCCGCCGCCATCACGACCGCCTCCTCCACATTTTAACTGAATCCGACACCGTTTCTATCCCTCACCTCAAGCAAATACATGGGCAAATCCTCCGTACTGCGCCAGCACCCAACGACAGTCCGGAAACAATCTTTCTCTACAGTAGACTTCTCCACTTTTCGTCCTTGCAAGACCTAGCCTATACTTTGCAACTCTTCGGTCAAATCCCGAACCCCAATACGTTCATTTATAACACTGTGATTAGAGCCTATGCGCATAGCAAGGACCGCAAGAAACAGGNNNNNNNNNNNNNNNNNNNNNNAGTTTGCTTCCTGATAAGCATACGTTCCCGTTTGTGCTAAAAGCTTGTGCTTATTTATTTGCTTTGAGcgaagggaaacaaactcaTGCACAGGTTTTGAAGCATGGGTTGGGCTCGGATGTTTACGCGAACAACAGCTTGATTCATTTCTATGCCTCGTGCGGGGACTCGGAGAATGCGAAGAAAGTGTTTGGTAAAATGCCGGAAAGAAGCTTGGTCTCATGGAACGTGATTATTGATGCGCTTGTGCAGATGGGGGAGTTTGATGAAGCGTTGAGAATTTTTGTGGAGATGAAGTCATCATTTGATCCGGATGGGTACACAGTGCAAAGCGTGATAGATGCCTGTGCTGGTTTGGGGGCATTGTCTATGGGTATGTGGGCACATGCATATGTTTTGAGAAAGTGTGAAATCGATGCTAATTTTGATGTTCTTGTGAAGAATTCTCTGATAGAGATGTATTGCAAATGTGGGTCGTTGAGGATGGCTCGGCAAGTTTTTCAGGAAATGAGTAGACGGGATGTGAATTCTTGGAATACTATGATTTTAGGATTTGCCGTGCATGGGGAGGCGGAAAGAGTATTTGAACATTTTGGTCGAATGGTCAATGAAGAAAAACTACTACCAAACTCTATTACATTTGTTGGTGTCTTGAGCGCTTGCAATCATAGAGGTTTGGTTGACGAGGGTCGTAGATACTTTGATATAATGGTAAATGAGTACAAGGTGGAGCCAGTTTTGCAGCACTTCGGCTGCCTGATTGACCTTCTTGCCCGCAACGGGCAAATCTTTGAAGCGCTTGATATTGTATCAAGCATGCCAATGAAACCTGATGCCGTGATTTGGAGAAGCCTTCTTGATGCTAGTTACAAGCAAAGTGAAGGCTTGGACCTGAGTGAAGAAATGGCAAGGCAGATAATGGCAGCCGAGGGGAGTGAAAGCAGTGGAGTTTACGTTCTTCTTTCAAGAGTATACGCCTCATCTAATCGATGGAATGAAGTTGGGTTGGTTAGGAAAATGATGACTGATAAGGGTGTAAGTAAAGAGCCTGGTTGCAGTTCAATTGAAATCAACGGCATCGTTCATGAATTTTTTGCGGGGGATACAACTCATCCACAGACCAAAGAAATCTACCAGTTTCTGGATGTGATTGAAGAAAGACTGAAGTTGGCAGGGTATGTTCCTGACTTTTCACAA encodes:
- the LOC105168157 gene encoding thioredoxin H2-like; this translates as MGANFSSAYDAKRLPTHTNEPEPVKKVEARGFPTITNESAPVKKVEARGFPKITNESTPVKKGQVITFRSSSKWKIHFEASKQTPKLIVIDFTASWCGPCQIIQPAINEFAEKYTDVEFIKIDVDELHDVAEEFGVQAMPTFILIKKGKEIDKVVGAKKDDLQKKIEKHRF
- the LOC105168158 gene encoding dnaJ homolog subfamily B member 4-like, which gives rise to MGVDYYNILKVSRNATEEDLKKSYKRLAMKWHPDKNAVNTTEAEAKFKQISEAYDVLSDPQKRQIYDLYGEEGLKSGLFTPPSSKERGDFGGGRGFKFSTRDAEDIFHEFFGDFDVGRGNSTGGVGGAGGGLKKAAPMESKLPCSLEELYKGSRRKMKISRIVLDDSGKPGTVEEVLAIHIKPGWKKGTKITFPEKGNHEPGATPGDLIFVVDEKPHPVFKRDGNDLIINQKISLLDALTGKTLNITTLDGRDIPLTISDIIKPGKEIDLAVSVSDIVKPGHEIVIKNEGMPISKQPGKNGNLRIKFDIKFPSRLTAEQKSDLRRVLGRKSE
- the LOC105168159 gene encoding pentatricopeptide repeat-containing protein At1g59720, chloroplastic/mitochondrial (The sequence of the model RefSeq protein was modified relative to this genomic sequence to represent the inferred CDS: added 35 bases not found in genome assembly): MAAVLVTGPPVEFSTASRRRHHDRLLHILTESDTVSIPHLKQIHGQILRTAPAPNDSPETIFLYSRLLHFSSLQDLAYTLQLFGQIPNPNTFIYNTVIRAYAHSKDRKKQAFPLFQELLNQDSLLPDKHTFPFVLKACAYLFALSEGKQTHAQVLKHGLGSDVYANNSLIHFYASCGDSENAKKVFGKMPERSLVSWNVIIDALVQMGEFDEALRIFVEMKSSFDPDGYTVQSVIDACAGLGALSMGMWAHAYVLRKCEIDANFDVLVKNSLIEMYCKCGSLRMARQVFQEMSRRDVNSWNTMILGFAVHGEAERVFEHFGRMVNEEKLLPNSITFVGVLSACNHRGLVDEGRRYFDIMVNEYKVEPVLQHFGCLIDLLARNGQIFEALDIVSSMPMKPDAVIWRSLLDASYKQSEGLDLSEEMARQIMAAEGSESSGVYVLLSRVYASSNRWNEVGLVRKMMTDKGVSKEPGCSSIEINGIVHEFFAGDTTHPQTKEIYQFLDVIEERLKLAGYVPDFSQAPLIDEADDGKERSLRLHSERLAIAFGLLNSKPDVPIRVFKNLRVCKDCHNITKLISQVFNVEIIMRDRLRFHCFKNGSCSCMDFW